A portion of the Rhodococcus pseudokoreensis genome contains these proteins:
- a CDS encoding MMPL family transporter: MTKLDSTDSSTSGEKSRRFRWPAFTIVAIAIVAFFAGGFGGTFQGKLTEVQKNDNAAYLSSSAESTIVTNEASKFLTVETIPGFVMFHSDAPLTDQDKAAVAQAHDAIAAVDGVDAEGMSQPQFSEDGTTASIFVPLVAKEDGTAVAGDVLAATEENVLTAAKDAATGLEVLPAGPGGLLVAFIDAFAGLDGALLGAALLVVVLILLVVYRSPVLWFFPLFSALLALGLASMVIYFLAKADVLTLTGQSQGILFVLVIGAGTDYALLLISRYREELHFYPSRFDAMIKAWKESAPAITASAVTVILGLLCLTFSELNSNKSLGPVAAIGIACTYLVMMTFLPVALSAAGRWVFWPRKPKVDQAADLTTHGLWGKIAAQVGSKDRSLWIGTTVLLAVLFLVGIGSLKTDGLSSSENFTNRPDAVVGQELYDSKFDPGAGAPAVIVTNADQTDAVIAAVSGVEGVSTDPGAVCPQVDVEKLSALVKSNPAAVASAAGQGCAPDFLTAAPIDGRMVVNVTLADSYDSPEALETVKRLRDAAHAVPGADALVGGSTATTLDVQTASVHDRNLIIPIVLVVIFVVLSLLLRALLTPIILIATVVLSFAATLGVCGLFFTHVFHFANADPAFPLFAFVFLVALGIDYNIFLMTRVREETEEHGTKSGVLRGLAVTGGVITSAGVVLAATFAVLGVLPLVFLAEVGFAVAFGVLLDTIVVRSILVPALSHDIGKKIWWPSALAKAKD; this comes from the coding sequence ATGACGAAGTTGGATTCGACGGACTCGAGCACGAGCGGCGAGAAGTCGCGCAGATTTCGCTGGCCCGCGTTCACCATCGTGGCCATCGCGATCGTCGCGTTCTTCGCGGGCGGATTCGGGGGGACGTTCCAGGGGAAGCTCACCGAGGTCCAGAAGAACGACAACGCCGCCTACCTGTCGAGTTCCGCCGAATCGACGATCGTCACCAACGAAGCGTCCAAGTTCCTCACCGTCGAAACCATCCCCGGTTTCGTGATGTTCCACAGCGACGCACCGCTCACCGACCAGGACAAGGCCGCCGTCGCCCAGGCTCACGACGCCATCGCGGCCGTCGACGGCGTCGACGCCGAAGGCATGTCGCAGCCGCAGTTCTCGGAGGACGGCACCACGGCGTCGATCTTCGTACCCCTCGTCGCGAAAGAGGACGGCACGGCGGTCGCCGGCGACGTGCTCGCCGCCACGGAGGAGAACGTCCTCACCGCCGCGAAGGACGCGGCCACCGGACTCGAGGTGCTCCCCGCCGGTCCCGGCGGCCTACTGGTGGCGTTCATCGACGCGTTCGCGGGTCTCGACGGCGCTTTGCTGGGGGCGGCACTGCTCGTGGTGGTCCTGATCCTGCTGGTGGTATACCGCTCCCCGGTGCTGTGGTTCTTCCCGCTGTTCTCGGCGCTGCTCGCGCTCGGTCTGGCGTCGATGGTCATCTACTTCCTCGCGAAGGCCGACGTGCTCACGCTCACCGGGCAGAGTCAGGGCATCCTGTTCGTCCTCGTGATCGGGGCGGGCACCGACTACGCGCTGCTCCTGATCTCCCGCTATCGGGAAGAACTGCACTTCTATCCCAGCCGGTTCGACGCCATGATCAAGGCTTGGAAGGAATCCGCTCCCGCCATCACGGCGTCGGCGGTCACCGTCATCCTCGGTCTGCTGTGCCTGACGTTCTCCGAACTGAACTCCAACAAGAGCCTCGGGCCGGTCGCCGCGATCGGCATCGCGTGCACCTATCTCGTGATGATGACGTTCCTGCCGGTGGCACTGTCCGCGGCGGGACGGTGGGTGTTCTGGCCGCGGAAACCCAAGGTGGATCAGGCCGCCGACCTCACCACGCACGGCCTGTGGGGCAAGATCGCCGCCCAGGTCGGAAGCAAGGACCGATCCCTCTGGATCGGCACGACGGTGCTACTGGCCGTGCTGTTCCTGGTGGGCATCGGCAGTCTGAAGACGGACGGGCTGTCGTCTTCGGAGAACTTCACCAACCGGCCCGACGCCGTCGTCGGCCAGGAGTTGTACGACTCCAAATTCGATCCGGGCGCAGGCGCGCCCGCCGTCATCGTCACCAACGCCGATCAGACGGACGCGGTCATCGCGGCCGTGAGCGGCGTGGAGGGTGTGTCGACGGATCCCGGCGCGGTGTGCCCGCAGGTCGATGTCGAGAAGCTGTCCGCCCTCGTCAAGTCGAACCCGGCGGCAGTGGCCTCGGCGGCCGGGCAGGGGTGCGCACCCGACTTCCTCACGGCCGCACCGATCGACGGGCGAATGGTCGTCAACGTGACCCTCGCCGACTCGTACGATTCGCCAGAAGCCCTCGAGACGGTGAAACGACTGCGGGACGCGGCGCACGCCGTGCCCGGCGCCGATGCGCTGGTCGGTGGCAGCACGGCAACCACTCTCGATGTGCAGACGGCGTCGGTGCACGACCGGAACCTGATCATCCCGATCGTTCTCGTCGTCATCTTCGTCGTGCTGTCCCTCCTGCTCCGCGCGTTGCTCACCCCGATCATCCTCATCGCGACCGTAGTCCTGTCATTCGCGGCGACGCTCGGGGTGTGCGGGCTCTTCTTCACTCACGTCTTCCATTTCGCGAACGCGGATCCCGCGTTCCCGCTGTTCGCGTTCGTGTTCCTGGTGGCCCTCGGCATCGACTACAACATCTTCCTGATGACGCGGGTCCGCGAGGAAACCGAGGAACACGGCACCAAATCCGGTGTGCTGCGCGGACTGGCGGTGACCGGTGGGGTCATCACGTCGGCCGGTGTGGTGCTCGCCGCGACGTTCGCGGTGCTGGGTGTGCTGCCTCTGGTGTTCCTCGCCGAGGTCGGCTTCGCGGTCGCGTTCGGCGTGCTGCTCGACACGATCGTCGTGCGCAGCATCCTCGTCCCGGCGCTCTCCCACGACATCGGCAAGAAGATCTGGTGGCCGTCCGCCCTGGCGAAAGCCAAGGACTAA
- the entS gene encoding enterobactin transporter EntS encodes MAGLSRYAIDLTPLRTSREFRYIFIARTISIFGLGLLLVAVPLQVYDMTNSTLAVGAASIVVGSSVFVGTLFGGVIADRYDRRPVISLARAAAGVAFAILAVNAFLPTPQLWIIYLCGVIEGLAGGISATALMAVIPSLLPKDKMAAAGALMTVMADLGTVASPAIGGVIIAATSVGTNYVLAAVSSGITAYCIARLPSLPPPVKNTESPLRSIASGFTYAAKDSVVGGTLLVGFCAMMLTGWNVLLPAYASQVLHAGPAATGLLYSAPAVGALTGSLTSGWTGTARRGGLIVFLAAMIASAGLVGVGAVPMIAVTFLGLAAHGFGRVLGDILRYAVIQTETPEEYRGRVAGVWGAQISTGSAAGALVAGAVGAAVGPREAFLLYGTGGIVVLAVLAVALKGLRTYSSAAAEEDDLSAAAQ; translated from the coding sequence ATGGCTGGATTATCGCGATACGCAATCGACTTGACGCCTCTCCGGACGAGTCGCGAGTTCCGATACATCTTCATCGCCCGCACGATCTCCATCTTCGGTCTGGGTCTGCTTCTGGTGGCCGTGCCGCTGCAGGTGTACGACATGACGAATTCCACACTGGCAGTGGGCGCGGCGAGCATCGTCGTGGGCTCCTCGGTGTTCGTCGGCACCCTGTTCGGCGGCGTGATCGCCGACCGGTACGACCGCAGGCCGGTCATCTCGCTCGCCCGCGCCGCCGCGGGTGTGGCGTTCGCGATCCTCGCGGTCAACGCGTTCCTCCCCACACCCCAGTTGTGGATCATCTACCTGTGCGGCGTGATCGAGGGCCTCGCGGGCGGCATCTCCGCGACCGCACTGATGGCGGTGATCCCGTCGCTGCTGCCCAAGGACAAGATGGCCGCCGCCGGCGCCCTGATGACCGTGATGGCCGATCTCGGGACTGTCGCGTCGCCCGCCATCGGCGGTGTGATCATCGCGGCCACGTCCGTGGGCACCAACTACGTTCTCGCCGCGGTGTCGTCGGGGATCACCGCGTACTGCATCGCCAGGCTGCCGTCGCTGCCGCCGCCGGTCAAGAACACCGAAAGTCCGCTGCGGTCGATCGCCAGCGGTTTCACGTACGCCGCCAAGGACTCCGTGGTCGGCGGAACGCTGCTGGTCGGCTTCTGCGCGATGATGCTGACCGGCTGGAACGTGCTGCTGCCCGCCTACGCGAGCCAGGTGCTGCATGCCGGACCGGCCGCCACCGGGCTTCTCTACAGCGCGCCCGCCGTCGGCGCCCTCACCGGGTCGCTCACGAGCGGCTGGACGGGTACCGCGCGGCGCGGTGGCCTGATCGTGTTCCTCGCGGCGATGATCGCGTCGGCCGGGCTGGTCGGCGTCGGCGCGGTCCCGATGATTGCGGTCACGTTCCTCGGTCTCGCCGCCCACGGTTTCGGGCGTGTGCTCGGCGACATCCTCCGGTACGCGGTCATCCAGACCGAGACCCCCGAGGAATACCGCGGACGCGTCGCGGGTGTGTGGGGCGCCCAGATCTCCACCGGCTCGGCGGCCGGAGCGCTCGTCGCGGGCGCCGTCGGCGCCGCGGTGGGCCCGCGGGAGGCGTTCCTCCTCTACGGGACCGGCGGCATCGTGGTGCTGGCGGTTCTCGCGGTGGCCTTGAAGGGACTACGCACCTACAGCAGTGCCGCTGCCGAAGAGGACGACCTCTCGGCAGCGGCACAGTGA
- a CDS encoding YhgE/Pip domain-containing protein, translating to MAHETSDTSKMSVLRTPRFWIAPVLLVSVVMSLLAALYMGGMLNPPKHLNHFPIALVNQDEGDTLPNSDPPQQQNFGNQIAAGLLEGVDPNKIELRQIGIAQAQSALDNGEIYGAIVIPSDFTKRTFILAQASVIPGDVERPVITIYTNPRAGTISANLVQNIGEMAMDKANQTMGEQLTTQVTQQLQTTAPDLQLSGASRLVLDDPIDVRVVAHNPLPDGTGFGLAAFYYALLIVLAGFTGATIASTLIDGMLGFTPTEVGPLYLHNEAVPISRFNTLLIKWAVMVALAMIVSGLYLWISSALGLPITDPLALWEYGAFAIAAVGITAMSVMAAFGNLGLLINLMVFVVLALPSSGGTIPLEAAPRLYSWLGEFEPMHQIYIGVRAIMFFGASGDAGLIHAVWMTLAGLLIGLVFGAVITRFYDRKGLHRRHKAQTEPEQVDAAGA from the coding sequence ATGGCACACGAAACCAGCGATACCAGCAAGATGAGCGTGCTGCGGACACCACGGTTCTGGATAGCCCCCGTACTCCTCGTCTCCGTCGTCATGTCCCTGCTCGCCGCTCTCTACATGGGCGGCATGCTCAATCCCCCCAAGCACCTCAACCACTTCCCCATCGCCCTCGTCAACCAGGACGAGGGCGACACCCTGCCCAACTCCGATCCGCCGCAGCAGCAGAACTTCGGCAACCAGATCGCCGCAGGTCTTCTCGAGGGCGTCGATCCGAACAAGATCGAACTGCGGCAGATCGGGATCGCGCAGGCCCAGTCCGCACTGGACAACGGCGAAATCTACGGCGCGATCGTCATCCCGAGCGACTTCACGAAACGCACCTTCATCCTCGCCCAGGCGAGCGTGATCCCCGGGGACGTCGAGCGACCCGTGATCACCATCTACACGAACCCCCGCGCCGGCACGATCAGCGCGAACCTCGTCCAGAACATCGGTGAGATGGCGATGGACAAGGCCAACCAGACGATGGGCGAGCAGCTCACCACCCAGGTGACGCAGCAACTCCAGACGACGGCCCCCGACCTCCAGCTGTCGGGGGCCAGCCGGCTGGTGCTCGACGACCCCATCGACGTGCGGGTCGTGGCGCACAACCCGCTGCCGGACGGCACCGGTTTCGGGCTGGCTGCGTTCTACTACGCGCTGCTGATCGTCCTGGCCGGATTCACCGGTGCGACCATCGCGAGCACGCTGATCGACGGCATGCTCGGATTCACCCCGACCGAGGTCGGGCCGCTGTACCTGCACAACGAGGCGGTCCCGATCTCCCGGTTCAACACCCTGCTGATCAAGTGGGCGGTGATGGTGGCGCTGGCGATGATCGTGTCGGGGTTGTACCTGTGGATCAGCTCCGCCCTCGGGCTGCCGATCACCGATCCGCTCGCGCTGTGGGAGTACGGCGCGTTCGCGATCGCCGCCGTCGGGATCACGGCGATGTCGGTGATGGCCGCGTTCGGGAACCTGGGCCTGCTCATCAACCTGATGGTCTTCGTCGTCCTGGCGCTCCCCTCGTCCGGGGGCACGATCCCGCTCGAGGCGGCGCCGCGGCTGTACAGCTGGCTCGGTGAGTTCGAGCCGATGCACCAGATCTACATCGGGGTGCGCGCCATCATGTTCTTCGGCGCATCAGGCGACGCCGGCCTCATCCACGCCGTGTGGATGACCCTCGCCGGCCTGCTCATCGGCCTCGTCTTCGGTGCGGTCATCACCCGGTTCTACGACCGCAAGGGCCTGCACCGCCGTCACAAGGCACAGACCGAACCCGAACAGGTGGACGCGGCCGGGGCATGA
- a CDS encoding iron-siderophore ABC transporter substrate-binding protein: MKTSGRYWRRAGIVMMAATALFAGACSESTTDSTDAAGSATGQADASAFPVSIPSALGTAEIPEAPERVVTLGWGSEDAALSLGVVPVAVQNMKSDTGTDDGLLPWSRAKLEELDPNAEPALLTASSKEMPYEQIAALAPDVILAVHSGVNQEQFDKLSAIAPTVAYPERRWATSWEDQITTVGKALGRSAQAEALVTQTQDTLAQAKSQHPEFAGKTVAFGSGTEPGSYNFYFDTDPRLKMLASLGFTVDPLAQKLRESSDQTKFAAPVSMELLPTYNPDVLLAWYLSPELQNEVQSNPLFAGVKAVRDNAYVGLTDPPLVFASSSPNVLSVPWLLDKLLPQLSQAANNAQAS, translated from the coding sequence ATGAAAACGTCCGGAAGATACTGGCGTAGAGCCGGAATCGTGATGATGGCGGCAACCGCGCTGTTCGCGGGTGCCTGCAGCGAGTCGACGACCGACTCGACCGACGCGGCGGGATCCGCCACCGGACAGGCCGACGCGTCGGCCTTCCCCGTGTCGATTCCGTCGGCGCTCGGCACCGCCGAGATCCCGGAGGCACCGGAACGGGTCGTCACGCTCGGCTGGGGCAGCGAGGACGCGGCGCTGTCGCTCGGCGTCGTGCCCGTGGCCGTGCAGAACATGAAGTCGGACACCGGAACCGACGACGGCCTGCTGCCGTGGTCGCGCGCGAAGCTCGAAGAGCTCGACCCGAACGCGGAACCCGCGTTGCTGACGGCGTCGAGCAAGGAGATGCCGTACGAGCAGATCGCGGCACTCGCCCCCGACGTGATCCTGGCCGTGCACTCCGGCGTGAACCAGGAGCAGTTCGACAAGCTGTCGGCGATCGCCCCCACCGTGGCGTACCCGGAGCGTCGCTGGGCGACCAGCTGGGAAGACCAGATCACCACCGTCGGCAAGGCCCTCGGCCGGTCGGCACAGGCCGAGGCGCTGGTGACGCAGACGCAGGACACCCTGGCGCAGGCGAAGTCGCAGCACCCCGAATTCGCCGGCAAGACGGTGGCCTTCGGCAGCGGCACCGAGCCGGGGTCGTACAACTTCTACTTCGACACCGACCCTCGCCTGAAGATGCTGGCAAGCCTCGGTTTCACGGTCGACCCGCTCGCCCAGAAGTTGCGCGAGAGCAGTGACCAGACCAAGTTCGCCGCCCCGGTCAGCATGGAACTGCTGCCGACGTACAACCCGGATGTGCTGCTCGCCTGGTACCTCTCGCCCGAACTGCAGAACGAGGTCCAGTCGAACCCGCTGTTCGCCGGCGTGAAGGCCGTGCGCGACAACGCCTACGTGGGTCTGACCGATCCGCCGCTGGTGTTCGCGTCGAGCTCGCCGAACGTGCTCAGCGTGCCGTGGCTGCTCGACAAGCTGCTCCCGCAGCTGTCGCAGGCCGCGAACAACGCTCAGGCCAGCTAG
- a CDS encoding bifunctional 3'-5' exonuclease/DNA polymerase codes for MRVVMVPGAEGGATTVRTDPAGVPVESPRRHSDAVAAVRDIEATEHPRWVWTSTATVYPALLRAGVRVRRCHDLALTHAVLSMRDGVPAPPPDEPVDERPGLFDTAPATDPAQVVADFAEQRKTIGDDAKLDLLVAAESAGALAAAEMSFDGLPFSTAAHRAFLETTLGPRPAGYDPPQRIQDVTVEIGAAFGRRINPASHVEVVDAFRREGIELASTRKRLLREIDHPAVPLLLHHRDLSKLFSTNGWQWLESWVRDDRFRPVYVPGGVVSGRWASRGGGALQIPKPLRSSVIADPGHTFVIADAGQLEPRILAAMSGDTRMVAAAGADDLYAPVAAETFDGDRGKAKVAILGVLYGATAGEARSLLTLLRTRFPVAVEYVERAARAGERGEVVHSWLGRACPPPSPDFWSHGDARSRGRFTRNFVVQATASEWALCVLADLRRRLADEPDSELVFFQHDEVMVHTRDPESATRHVLGAVDVATRLLFGKTRVRFPMDVAVRDCYAETSDEA; via the coding sequence GTGAGAGTGGTCATGGTTCCCGGCGCCGAGGGTGGCGCGACGACCGTTCGCACCGATCCCGCGGGAGTTCCGGTCGAGTCGCCGCGTCGGCACTCCGACGCCGTGGCCGCGGTCCGCGACATCGAAGCAACCGAACACCCTCGCTGGGTGTGGACGAGCACCGCCACCGTCTATCCGGCGCTGCTGCGGGCCGGGGTGCGGGTCCGGCGCTGCCACGACCTCGCGCTCACCCACGCAGTCCTCAGCATGCGCGACGGTGTTCCCGCGCCGCCTCCCGACGAACCCGTCGACGAACGCCCCGGCCTGTTCGACACCGCACCCGCCACGGATCCGGCGCAGGTGGTCGCCGACTTCGCGGAACAGCGGAAGACGATCGGTGACGACGCGAAACTCGACCTGCTGGTGGCCGCCGAGTCCGCGGGAGCGCTGGCCGCCGCGGAGATGAGTTTCGACGGTCTGCCGTTCTCCACCGCCGCCCACCGCGCGTTCCTCGAGACGACGCTCGGGCCCCGGCCCGCCGGGTACGACCCGCCGCAGCGCATCCAGGACGTCACCGTGGAGATCGGGGCGGCGTTCGGCCGTCGCATCAACCCGGCATCCCACGTCGAGGTCGTCGACGCCTTTCGCCGGGAGGGCATCGAACTGGCGTCGACCCGCAAGCGCCTGCTGCGCGAGATCGATCACCCCGCCGTCCCGCTGCTCCTGCACCATCGGGATCTGTCCAAGCTGTTCAGCACGAACGGCTGGCAGTGGCTGGAGAGCTGGGTCCGCGACGACCGGTTCCGCCCCGTCTACGTTCCCGGCGGCGTGGTGTCGGGCCGCTGGGCGAGCCGCGGCGGCGGCGCACTGCAGATTCCGAAACCGCTGCGGTCGAGCGTGATCGCCGACCCGGGCCATACGTTCGTCATCGCCGACGCCGGCCAACTCGAACCCCGCATCCTGGCCGCCATGTCGGGTGATACCCGCATGGTCGCCGCCGCGGGCGCCGACGACCTGTACGCACCGGTCGCGGCGGAGACGTTCGACGGCGACCGCGGCAAGGCCAAGGTCGCGATCCTCGGGGTGCTGTACGGCGCCACCGCCGGCGAGGCCCGTTCCCTGCTCACGCTGTTGCGCACCCGCTTTCCCGTCGCCGTCGAATACGTCGAGCGGGCGGCCCGCGCCGGTGAACGCGGCGAGGTCGTGCACTCGTGGCTCGGCCGGGCCTGCCCGCCGCCGTCCCCCGACTTCTGGTCCCACGGCGATGCGCGGTCCCGCGGCCGGTTCACCCGAAACTTCGTGGTGCAGGCCACGGCATCCGAGTGGGCGCTGTGCGTGCTCGCCGACCTGCGACGCAGGCTGGCCGACGAACCGGACAGCGAACTGGTCTTCTTCCAGCACGACGAGGTGATGGTGCACACCCGGGACCCGGAGTCCGCGACGCGGCACGTGCTGGGCGCGGTCGACGTAGCCACCCGGTTGCTGTTCGGCAAGACGCGGGTGCGATTTCCCATGGATGTGGCCGTGCGCGACTGCTACGCGGAAACCTCCGACGAGGCCTGA
- a CDS encoding phosphopantetheine-binding protein, which produces MTVSSAPSTVPTRDRIRADVADVLDVPVADIDDDANLLDEGMDSVRVMALVERWRADGVQVDLVDLVGEPTLDAWFEVTAAR; this is translated from the coding sequence ATGACAGTGAGTTCCGCTCCCAGCACAGTTCCGACCCGCGACCGAATCCGCGCCGACGTCGCCGACGTCCTCGACGTCCCGGTCGCCGACATCGACGACGACGCCAACCTCCTCGACGAGGGAATGGACTCCGTGCGCGTGATGGCGCTGGTCGAACGGTGGCGGGCGGACGGCGTCCAGGTCGATCTCGTCGACCTCGTCGGAGAGCCGACGCTCGACGCCTGGTTCGAGGTCACCGCCGCGCGATGA